From the genome of Alphaproteobacteria bacterium 33-17:
CTAAAGTTATATTAAAAAACTCCTTCCTTATTATAACCCTTTCAGACATCCTTATTGTCAACCCTTTTCCGTCACCAAAACTTTGAACTTCTACAGCAATGACCTTAACTGTTGATTTGGAAAGACTTTGAGATTATAGTTTTTTAAAGTTGAGGTTTGTATAATTTACTCACTCACTTAGGCTTGCTAGACTACTCTCTGCATTCCCGTACCATATTCAAATACTTCAACTTAATATATCCATAGCCAAAAAATAAAAAAAGGCGCGAATTATATTCACGCCTTTTTTAGTATATAAGTAGCTTTTAGTAAAATTATGCTTGCTCTAATGAGTCAAAGCTTACTACGCTTACGAAACGTCTGTTTTTAACGCCTCTAGAGAACTTTACAATACCATCTACTAATGAGAATACTGTATGATCACGACCAAGACCTACGTTTTTACCAACGTGGAATTTTGTTCCTCTTTGACGAACAATAATGCTTCCAGCTAAAACAGCTTGACCATCATGTCTTTTAACACCAAGTCTTCTACCAGCTGAGTCACGACCGTTCTTGGAACTACCACCTGCTTTCTTCTGTGCCATTCATTTAACTCCTAATTTGCAGCGATATCTGTAATTCTTACGAATGTCACTTGTTGACGGTGACCATTCTTACGACGATAATGCTGACGACGTTGTTTTTTGAATACTATGATTTTCTTGTCTTTTTCCTGAGAAATGATTTCAGCTTTAACATAAGCACCATCAATTACAGGGTTACCAATAACAATACTACCGTTTGAATGATTACCGATCATTAAAACGTCATCGAGTTTAACTTCAGCACCAGGATTTCCTGCAATTTTCTCAAGTTTAACAACATCATTTGTGTTAACTTTATACTGCTTATTACCTGATCTGAATATAGCATAAAAATTGTTATTCATTGCTTTCCTTCAAAATAGAATATTTTAGACTGCTAAATGTATAGCGGGTTATTCGCATAATGTCAATGGACTTTAGCACTTATTTTGCACTT
Proteins encoded in this window:
- a CDS encoding 50S ribosomal protein L27, with the protein product MAQKKAGGSSKNGRDSAGRRLGVKRHDGQAVLAGSIIVRQRGTKFHVGKNVGLGRDHTVFSLVDGIVKFSRGVKNRRFVSVVSFDSLEQA
- a CDS encoding 50S ribosomal protein L21, whose amino-acid sequence is MNNNFYAIFRSGNKQYKVNTNDVVKLEKIAGNPGAEVKLDDVLMIGNHSNGSIVIGNPVIDGAYVKAEIISQEKDKKIIVFKKQRRQHYRRKNGHRQQVTFVRITDIAAN